A genomic stretch from Campylobacter lari subsp. concheus includes:
- a CDS encoding sensor histidine kinase has protein sequence MSIKEEEGIVMYEAKRVAWQILSLYLVSIGSVLIVLFGVWYAKLIEELITEHSIKLRQEHRFVILQMEKLRFEPIEKGAKKIAQISNIKFAIFDRTKVYFSNLDLPAQTTFFKFNNANIYNNNTLIYVADVNLNNLLLANTQGQDALEVLGDVNRLRVLVQGDDISKELGFIRFKVALAMVFSLIFVSIMAYFILKFALKPLEMRIIFLNNFIKDTTHEINTPISAILMSVEGLERKKNFEEVKALKRVKIAALTLSHLYSDLTFLNFSQAYEAKKDWIFLKDLIKERMEYFKIFLEQKNINLELSLEDDGKIYANKEQFFKMFDNLVNNAIKYNVKNGHIKIMLLEQRLIIEDSGCGIAKENLTNIFERYSRFNENQGGFGIGLSLVDKICKDHNINIKVESELNKGTKFILTWKN, from the coding sequence GCATGGCAAATTCTTTCTTTGTATTTAGTGAGTATAGGAAGTGTTCTTATAGTACTTTTTGGTGTATGGTATGCAAAGTTAATAGAAGAATTAATAACTGAACATAGCATAAAATTAAGACAAGAACATCGTTTTGTAATTTTACAAATGGAAAAATTACGTTTTGAGCCTATAGAAAAAGGTGCTAAAAAAATTGCTCAAATTTCTAATATAAAATTTGCAATATTTGATAGAACAAAAGTTTATTTTTCTAATCTTGACTTGCCTGCTCAAACAACATTTTTTAAATTTAATAATGCAAATATTTACAACAATAACACTCTAATTTATGTAGCTGATGTGAATTTAAATAATTTATTGCTTGCAAATACTCAAGGACAAGATGCTTTGGAGGTTTTGGGTGATGTTAATCGTTTGAGGGTTTTGGTACAAGGTGATGATATCTCCAAAGAACTTGGATTTATAAGGTTTAAAGTAGCTTTGGCTATGGTTTTTTCTTTGATTTTTGTAAGTATAATGGCTTATTTTATACTAAAATTTGCACTCAAGCCTTTAGAAATGAGAATAATATTTTTAAATAATTTTATAAAAGATACCACTCATGAGATTAATACACCAATTAGTGCGATATTAATGAGTGTAGAAGGTTTAGAAAGAAAAAAGAATTTTGAAGAAGTTAAAGCTTTAAAGCGTGTAAAAATAGCTGCTTTGACTTTGAGTCATTTATATTCAGATTTAACTTTTTTAAATTTTTCTCAAGCTTATGAGGCTAAAAAGGATTGGATATTTTTAAAAGATTTGATTAAAGAAAGAATGGAGTATTTTAAGATATTTTTGGAGCAAAAAAATATTAACTTAGAGCTTAGCTTGGAAGATGATGGAAAAATTTATGCCAATAAAGAGCAGTTTTTTAAAATGTTTGATAATCTTGTTAATAATGCTATAAAATATAATGTAAAAAATGGACATATCAAAATAATGCTTTTAGAGCAAAGACTTATAATAGAAGATAGTGGCTGTGGTATAGCAAAGGAAAATTTGACCAATATTTTTGAACGTTATTCAAGATTTAATGAAAATCAAGGTGGTTTTGGTATAGGGCTTTCTTTGGTGGATAAAATTTGTAAAGATCATAACATTAATATAAAAGTAGAAAGTGAGCTAAATAAAGGAACAAAATTTATTTTAACTTGGAAAAATTAA